The following proteins are encoded in a genomic region of Gammaproteobacteria bacterium:
- a CDS encoding transposase, with protein sequence MHRLEPAAETLWQEAAPQVERTTGILVVDDSTLDKPYAKKIALVRRHWSGKHRAVVEGINLITLLWTDGDRHVPCDYRLYDKANDELTKNDHFQAMLQAACERGFQPACVVFDSWYSSLENLKTMRDFGWIWLTRLKSNRLVNPDRTGLRAVSLIATDARGCIVHLKGYGWIRLFKLVAPDGDFEWWATNDLQMSEVARVRFAGFAWTIENYHRGIKQFCGVERAQVRAAKAQRNHIGMALRAFLRLAACRT encoded by the coding sequence TTGCATCGCCTTGAACCGGCCGCCGAGACGCTCTGGCAAGAAGCCGCGCCGCAGGTCGAACGCACAACAGGCATCCTCGTCGTTGATGATTCGACGCTCGATAAGCCGTACGCCAAGAAAATAGCATTGGTGCGGCGCCATTGGTCCGGCAAACATCGAGCGGTGGTCGAAGGCATCAATCTGATCACCTTGCTGTGGACGGACGGCGATCGCCACGTACCCTGTGACTACCGCCTCTATGACAAAGCTAATGATGAGTTGACCAAGAACGATCACTTCCAGGCCATGTTGCAGGCGGCCTGTGAGCGCGGCTTTCAGCCCGCTTGCGTCGTCTTTGATAGTTGGTACTCTAGCCTCGAAAACTTGAAAACCATGCGAGATTTCGGCTGGATATGGCTGACGCGGCTGAAGTCGAACCGGCTGGTGAACCCGGATCGGACAGGCTTGCGCGCCGTCTCGCTGATTGCGACCGATGCGCGAGGCTGTATCGTGCATCTGAAAGGCTATGGTTGGATTCGCCTCTTCAAGCTTGTCGCCCCAGACGGCGACTTTGAGTGGTGGGCAACCAATGACTTGCAGATGAGTGAGGTGGCGCGCGTCCGCTTTGCGGGCTTCGCATGGACGATTGAGAATTATCATCGTGGCATCAAGCAGTTCTGCGGCGTCGAGCGTGCGCAGGTGCGCGCGGCCAAAGCGCAACGCAATCATATCGGCATGGCGTTGCGTGCATTTCTCAGACTAGCAGCCTGTCGGACTTGA